A single window of Streptococcus cristatus ATCC 51100 DNA harbors:
- the murC gene encoding UDP-N-acetylmuramate--L-alanine ligase, with protein sequence MTKTYHFIGIKGSGMSALALMLHQMGHKVQGSDVDKYYFTQRGLEQAGIPILPFDEKNLQSDFEIIAGNAFRPDNNVEIAYADANGISYKRYHEFLGSFMRDFVSLGVAGAHGKTSTTGILSHVLSNITDTSYLIGDGTGRGSANAKYFVFESDEYERHFMPYHPEYSIITNIDFDHPDYFTSLEDVFNAFNDYAKQITKGLFVYGEDEQLRRITSNVPIYYYGFKEEGNDFVAHDLLRSTSGSGFKVSFRGQELGEFQIPSFGRHNIMNATAVIGLLYIAGIDLNLVREHLKTFSGVKRRFTEKIVNDTVIIDDFAHHPTEIIATLDAARQKYPSKEIVAIFQPHTFTRTIALLDEFAEALNQADSVYLAQIYGSAREVDKGDVKVEDLAEKIVKRANVIDVDNVSPLLDHDNAVYVFMGAGDIQTYEYSFERLLSNLTSNVQ encoded by the coding sequence ATGACGAAAACCTATCATTTTATCGGAATTAAGGGCTCAGGTATGAGCGCTTTGGCTTTGATGTTGCATCAGATGGGCCATAAGGTTCAAGGAAGCGATGTTGATAAATATTATTTCACTCAGCGTGGTCTGGAGCAGGCTGGGATTCCCATTTTGCCTTTCGATGAGAAAAATCTCCAGTCAGATTTTGAAATTATTGCCGGTAATGCCTTCCGTCCAGATAACAATGTGGAAATTGCCTATGCAGATGCCAATGGTATTAGCTACAAGCGCTACCATGAATTTTTGGGTAGCTTTATGCGTGACTTTGTCAGCTTAGGAGTAGCAGGTGCTCACGGGAAAACTTCTACAACGGGTATTCTTTCTCATGTTCTGTCTAATATCACAGATACTAGCTATCTAATTGGGGACGGTACAGGTCGCGGTTCTGCTAATGCCAAGTATTTTGTCTTTGAATCAGACGAGTACGAACGTCATTTTATGCCTTATCATCCGGAATATTCGATTATCACCAATATTGACTTCGATCATCCAGATTATTTCACAAGCTTGGAAGATGTCTTTAATGCATTCAACGACTACGCCAAGCAGATTACCAAAGGGCTCTTCGTTTATGGTGAAGACGAACAACTACGCCGTATTACTTCAAATGTGCCGATTTACTACTATGGCTTCAAGGAAGAGGGTAATGACTTTGTCGCTCACGATCTCTTGCGTTCCACCAGTGGTTCAGGCTTTAAAGTTTCCTTCCGCGGGCAAGAGCTAGGCGAGTTCCAGATTCCAAGCTTTGGCCGTCACAACATTATGAATGCGACAGCGGTCATCGGTCTCCTCTACATTGCAGGTATTGACTTGAATCTAGTAAGGGAACATCTCAAGACCTTTAGTGGGGTTAAGCGCCGCTTTACAGAAAAGATTGTCAACGACACAGTCATTATTGATGACTTTGCCCATCATCCAACGGAAATTATCGCGACTCTGGATGCAGCTCGTCAGAAGTATCCAAGCAAGGAAATTGTGGCCATCTTCCAGCCGCACACCTTCACTCGGACCATTGCTCTCTTGGACGAATTTGCGGAAGCCCTCAATCAGGCTGACTCAGTTTATTTAGCTCAGATTTACGGATCTGCGCGTGAGGTGGACAAGGGTGATGTTAAGGTAGAAGATCTGGCTGAAAAGATTGTGAAGCGGGCCAATGTTATTGATGTGGACAATGTTTCTCCGCTTCTTGACCACGATAATGCAGTTTACGTCTTTATGGGAGCTGGAGATATCCAAACTTATGAGTATTCCTTTGAACGTCTCTTGTCCAATCTGACTAGCAACGTTCAGTAG
- a CDS encoding DEAD/DEAH box helicase yields MAKLIPGKIRTEGIALCDSKKVEILDVKDSFLYTRVDQYNLRYSLDDEAVFCSCDFFQKKKYCAHLAALEYFLKNDSAGKDLLAKMTEKESSSQEAQKLVSFGSLFLDKILLDKSSQQMRYELSATGQEDAYTGQFLWSLRISRLPDERSYVVRDILSFLRTLNKGGHYQIGKNYYDPIRMENFDEASQDLLEFLRGLVTDYKGQDSSLVFPNAGRHLYFPASLFEEGVTRLMNLTSFRLEYSFYDYAEVFFQDLHEEAEIYQFEVQERENFFELLISEKNYKMLYGGQFIFHNQTFYQLTAQQTKLIKALQELPIEHERVKRLQFDVSEQSKLAVSLLEFKKIGRVTAPERLFIHDFTVDFNFYLGTDKQVLLDLVFDYGSQTVTSREELRNLPFASNFEREQQVFKAMLEAGFADDFISQRPPLRPEEIYRFFSVLIPHFRALGNVYLSDELLGLSQTEPPKVSISMNGGLLDIGFDFTGIDQSEVDDVLDSLLSQKDYFISKTGQVVIFDENSKRISQTLQQLRSKHSKNGVIQTHSLAAYQLSELFKDQERVDLSEDFRQLAYDLIHPEDFPLPKLKVQAELRDYQETGVKWLSMLNKYGFGGILADDMGLGKTLQTISFLTAHLTKSKKVLILAPSSLIYNWSDEFAKFAPDLDVAVVYGLKNVRDAVIAEDHQITITSYASFRQDVEEYQGLHFDYLILDEAQVMKNDQSKIAQYLRAFEVERTYALSGTPIENHLGELWSIFQIVLPGLLPSKKAFLKMPTETVARYIKPFVMRRKKEEVLQELPDLIEVSYRNELADSQKTIYLALLKQMQERILHATEEEINRSKIEILSGLMRLRQICDTPKLFMDDYDGESGKLESLRELLDQIQDGEHRVLIFSQFRGMLDIIEQELSQMGMESFKITGSTPAKERQEMTKAFNQGERSAFLISLKAGGVGLNLTGANTVILVDLWWNPAVEAQAIGRAHRIGQERNVKVYRMITRGTIEEKIQELQDTKRNLVSTILDGAESRSSLSMEEIREILGISSESLEK; encoded by the coding sequence ATGGCTAAATTAATTCCTGGTAAAATTCGAACGGAAGGAATTGCCCTCTGTGACAGCAAAAAAGTCGAAATTCTTGACGTCAAAGATTCCTTTTTATACACGCGCGTGGACCAGTACAATCTGCGCTATAGTCTAGATGATGAGGCAGTTTTCTGCTCCTGTGACTTTTTCCAAAAGAAGAAGTACTGTGCCCATCTGGCCGCCTTGGAATATTTTTTGAAAAATGATTCGGCGGGTAAAGATCTGCTGGCGAAGATGACAGAAAAAGAGTCTTCTAGTCAAGAAGCCCAGAAATTGGTTTCTTTTGGCAGTCTATTTTTGGATAAGATTTTGCTAGATAAATCCAGTCAGCAAATGCGTTATGAGCTATCAGCGACTGGACAGGAAGATGCTTACACAGGACAATTTTTATGGAGTCTGCGGATCAGCCGGCTACCGGATGAGCGCTCTTATGTAGTGCGTGATATTTTGTCCTTTTTGAGAACCTTGAATAAGGGTGGGCATTATCAAATCGGTAAGAACTACTATGATCCTATCCGAATGGAGAATTTTGATGAAGCTAGTCAAGACCTACTAGAATTTTTACGGGGCTTGGTGACGGATTATAAGGGACAGGACTCTTCGTTGGTCTTTCCCAATGCTGGACGGCACCTTTATTTCCCAGCCAGTCTTTTTGAGGAAGGTGTGACTCGCTTGATGAATCTCACTTCATTTCGTTTAGAATATAGCTTTTATGATTATGCTGAGGTATTTTTCCAAGATTTGCATGAAGAGGCGGAGATTTATCAGTTTGAGGTGCAAGAACGGGAAAACTTTTTTGAGCTGCTGATATCTGAAAAGAATTATAAGATGCTCTATGGGGGGCAATTTATCTTTCATAATCAGACCTTCTATCAACTGACAGCTCAGCAGACCAAGTTAATCAAGGCATTACAGGAATTGCCGATTGAGCATGAGCGCGTCAAGCGCCTGCAGTTTGATGTGTCTGAGCAGTCCAAACTAGCAGTAAGCTTACTCGAGTTCAAAAAAATTGGCCGTGTGACAGCACCTGAGCGACTGTTCATTCATGATTTTACCGTGGATTTCAATTTTTATTTAGGGACTGACAAGCAAGTATTGCTGGATCTTGTCTTTGATTATGGTAGTCAGACTGTCACCAGTCGTGAAGAGCTGAGAAACCTACCCTTTGCCAGTAATTTTGAGCGAGAACAGCAAGTTTTTAAAGCAATGCTGGAGGCAGGTTTTGCAGATGATTTTATCAGCCAGCGTCCGCCTTTACGACCCGAAGAAATTTACCGTTTCTTCTCTGTCTTGATTCCGCACTTTAGAGCATTGGGCAATGTCTACTTGTCAGATGAGCTACTGGGCCTATCTCAAACAGAACCTCCGAAGGTTTCCATCAGTATGAATGGTGGGCTCTTGGATATCGGATTTGATTTTACTGGTATCGATCAGTCTGAGGTGGATGATGTTCTAGATTCGTTGCTGAGCCAAAAGGATTACTTTATCAGCAAGACGGGTCAAGTTGTGATTTTTGATGAGAATAGTAAGCGAATCAGCCAGACCTTGCAACAATTGAGAAGCAAACATTCTAAAAATGGGGTTATCCAAACGCATAGCTTGGCTGCCTATCAACTCTCTGAATTGTTCAAAGATCAGGAAAGAGTTGACTTGTCGGAAGATTTTCGCCAGCTGGCTTATGATTTGATCCATCCTGAGGATTTTCCTCTGCCTAAGCTGAAAGTTCAGGCCGAGCTTCGAGATTATCAGGAGACAGGAGTGAAATGGTTATCCATGCTGAATAAATATGGATTTGGCGGTATTCTAGCCGATGACATGGGCTTGGGAAAGACTCTTCAGACCATTTCTTTCTTGACTGCTCATTTGACCAAGTCTAAGAAAGTTTTGATTTTGGCGCCGTCGAGTCTAATTTACAACTGGAGTGATGAGTTTGCCAAATTTGCTCCAGACCTAGATGTGGCCGTTGTCTATGGACTGAAAAATGTTCGAGATGCTGTGATTGCAGAAGACCATCAGATTACCATTACCAGCTATGCTTCCTTCAGACAAGATGTTGAAGAGTATCAGGGACTTCATTTTGACTATTTGATATTGGACGAAGCGCAGGTCATGAAGAATGACCAGAGCAAGATTGCTCAATATCTGAGGGCTTTTGAGGTGGAGCGGACTTATGCCTTATCTGGGACGCCGATTGAAAATCATCTCGGTGAACTTTGGTCAATTTTTCAGATCGTCCTTCCGGGCTTATTACCGAGCAAGAAAGCTTTTTTGAAGATGCCGACAGAAACAGTTGCGCGCTATATTAAACCCTTTGTCATGAGGCGTAAGAAAGAAGAAGTCTTGCAGGAGCTTCCTGATTTGATTGAAGTCTCTTACCGTAACGAACTTGCAGATAGTCAAAAGACGATTTATCTAGCACTGCTCAAGCAAATGCAGGAGCGAATTCTCCATGCAACGGAGGAAGAAATCAATCGCAGCAAAATTGAAATTTTGTCTGGTCTTATGCGACTCCGTCAAATCTGTGATACTCCTAAGCTTTTTATGGATGATTATGATGGGGAAAGTGGCAAGCTGGAAAGTTTGCGTGAGCTATTGGATCAGATCCAAGACGGTGAACATCGTGTTCTGATATTTTCACAATTCCGTGGCATGCTGGATATTATCGAGCAAGAACTGAGCCAGATGGGAATGGAGTCCTTCAAAATCACAGGCTCAACTCCAGCAAAAGAACGTCAGGAGATGACCAAAGCCTTTAATCAAGGAGAAAGATCAGCCTTTCTGATTTCTCTTAAAGCTGGTGGTGTGGGTCTCAATCTAACTGGTGCAAATACTGTTATTTTAGTGGATCTTTGGTGGAATCCCGCAGTAGAAGCTCAAGCTATTGGTCGGGCTCATCGTATCGGTCAGGAACGGAATGTAAAAGTTTATCGTATGATTACACGGGGAACTATAGAAGAAAAAATTCAGGAATTACAGGACACCAAACGAAATCTAGTTTCAACGATTCTAGATGGTGCAGAGTCTCGCTCCAGTCTTTCGATGGAAGAAATTCGAGAAATTCTTGGAATTTCTTCTGAATCGCTTGAAAAATAG